In the genome of Massilia sp. UMI-21, the window AGTTCGAGCGGATATTTGTCGGGCTGGAGCAGGTTGACGAAGGTGGCCGAGGTGCCGTGGAAGCTGCAGAACTGACGCCACAAGGCGACACGTTCGGCGACGCGCGCGGCATTGTCCTGCCCCTCGCCGATGCGCTCGACCAGCGGCGACTCGTCCACCAGTACGGCAACGCCGCGCCGCACCCGCTTGCTCAGGTAGTCGAGGAAGGCGCCGTGGTTTTCCTTCTCGGGCGTGGCCGCGAGGCTGAACAGGACGGCGGTCACGGTCACGCCCGGTTCGTCGAGCGCGGTGTCGCGCAACACATCCTTCGGCTCGGCGCCGTAGGCGCTGGTGGGGCGCAGCTGGACCCGTGTCTGCGCACCGAATGCACCGGCCGCGATTGCCCACAGGCCGCGGTCGCGCGCCTCGTCCAGCGTGTAGCTGTAGGGGAGCACGCGCAGCAGTGCCGGCGTGCCGGCGCCGATGCTGTCGGCGAGCTTGCGGTAATAGGGCTGGTCGAGGTCGAGCGGAAAGTGCCGCGCCAGGCGCCGTGCACGCCATGCAGCAAAGGCTGCCAGCAGCAGGCGCGGCAACACGACGAACAGCAGCAGCGTGGCGCCGTACAGGTGGACCCAGCGCTCGCCGCTCGCGGCGCTGACGGTGCGGCCGAAGCGCAGCAGCTCGATCTCGGCCAGCGAGAAGCCCTCCAGGAACGGGAAGACGTTCATCGCCGGCATGAACAGCCAGGACAGCAGGGTGTGCACCTGGCGCCCGTCGAGGAAGGTGCTTTCCCAGCCGACCACGTATTGGGTCAGCAGCCCGCGCGCATACAGCGAAGCGATGGCGCCGAGCGCGAAGCAGGCAGCGGCAAGATGGACGGTGCGGCTCAGGCGCGCGCGGGTGAGCGGTGCGCTCAGCGCAGCCCATTCGCCCATGAAGACGGCCAGCCCCTCGGCCAGGGGCGTAGGCAGTTTGCGCGGCACCACCGCCTTGCCGACGCTCAGGCGCCCCAGCAGCTTCGGCCCCGCCCATCCATGGCGCTTGCCCGGAACGAGTGCCCACACCAGCATGCCCAGGTAGACCAGCAGGTTCCAGGCGATGATCAGCAGGAAAGGCGCGGACAGCAGGTCGACGCGCTGCGGGTCGGCGATGCGGTCGATGGCCGCGCCGCTGACGAGGGCCAGGAAAG includes:
- a CDS encoding DUF2868 domain-containing protein, which codes for MNEQVARNVVLVRAIESADVKHEVLSDDDRKYASRSAKELAAWQAADSKTAVTQHHFLQQRSEQILKRLGERSPAFGAFARRRLGLGGVWLALPFLALVSGAAIDRIADPQRVDLLSAPFLLIIAWNLLVYLGMLVWALVPGKRHGWAGPKLLGRLSVGKAVVPRKLPTPLAEGLAVFMGEWAALSAPLTRARLSRTVHLAAACFALGAIASLYARGLLTQYVVGWESTFLDGRQVHTLLSWLFMPAMNVFPFLEGFSLAEIELLRFGRTVSAASGERWVHLYGATLLLFVVLPRLLLAAFAAWRARRLARHFPLDLDQPYYRKLADSIGAGTPALLRVLPYSYTLDEARDRGLWAIAAGAFGAQTRVQLRPTSAYGAEPKDVLRDTALDEPGVTVTAVLFSLAATPEKENHGAFLDYLSKRVRRGVAVLVDESPLVERIGEGQDNAARVAERVALWRQFCSFHGTSATFVNLLQPDKYPLELGAGLSLPELR